One Candidatus Woesearchaeota archaeon genomic region harbors:
- a CDS encoding class I SAM-dependent methyltransferase — protein sequence MFVEIIGHYMSFDEQTYWNERIRTYGMKSTGSRHPILYEYSDTLKWKIFKRTLTTLPLKPLDKINILDVGCGYGRWSLQLSKEGYRVVGVDVSDESIKNARKEAEKQGVAVTFLQMPAQSIKFDQKFDLAISITVLQHVMNDEQWEKTFQNIYDLLKPGGFFFLIESAPTFTKKQKLVYKAERTFKEHKKAAKRAGFSLIKQSSTLLLGYYIFWGMESIFPRKLQEKLGPKIMRLAGNVDYFFSQFGFLVWLADHKMILLKKNEN from the coding sequence GTGTTTGTAGAAATTATAGGTCACTACATGAGCTTTGACGAACAAACGTATTGGAATGAGCGAATAAGGACTTACGGAATGAAAAGCACAGGATCTAGACATCCTATCCTTTACGAATACAGTGATACGCTGAAATGGAAAATTTTTAAGCGTACTTTGACTACATTACCCTTGAAACCATTGGATAAGATTAACATCTTGGATGTTGGCTGTGGTTATGGAAGATGGTCACTACAGCTGTCTAAAGAAGGTTATCGTGTTGTTGGTGTCGATGTGAGCGATGAATCTATAAAAAATGCCAGAAAAGAAGCAGAAAAACAGGGTGTAGCTGTAACCTTTTTGCAGATGCCTGCTCAGTCTATCAAATTTGATCAGAAATTTGATCTTGCTATTTCAATAACCGTTTTACAACATGTTATGAATGATGAACAATGGGAAAAAACTTTCCAAAATATTTATGATCTTTTAAAGCCAGGAGGTTTCTTCTTCTTGATAGAGTCTGCACCAACTTTTACCAAGAAACAAAAACTGGTTTATAAAGCTGAAAGAACATTCAAAGAACATAAAAAAGCAGCAAAGCGTGCAGGGTTTAGTCTTATCAAGCAATCATCGACATTGCTCTTAGGATATTATATTTTTTGGGGTATGGAATCTATTTTTCCGAGAAAGTTACAAGAAAAATTAGGACCTAAAATAATGCGATTAGCTGGAAATGTAGATTATTTCTTTTCACAATTTGGATTTTTAGTATGGCTTGCAGATCATAAAATGATTCTCTTAAAGAAGAATGAAAATTAA
- a CDS encoding class I SAM-dependent methyltransferase, producing the protein MSKNPSYRMSHQGKDIGITYDHELGNRFERFIFTLEKEVILHILKKYYPSSVHSSLDFACGTGRITALIEKYTDESFGVDISKDMLAVARKKCSATVFIHGDLTRDDILSNKKFDLITCWRFFLNAEPPLRKEVLQALGKHLSLKGHLVCNIHMNPWSIVGFTFFIRKKIFKKKNIQNTLSLGEMKKLLRQHGYIIEEVYPLAHLPGRLDFLILPEKILKPLELMLTKLRVFTLFAKDYIIVCKKRL; encoded by the coding sequence ATGAGTAAGAACCCTAGTTATCGAATGTCGCATCAAGGAAAAGATATCGGAATTACGTATGATCATGAATTAGGAAACCGTTTTGAACGATTTATCTTTACCTTGGAAAAAGAAGTTATTCTTCATATTCTGAAAAAGTATTACCCTAGTTCAGTTCATTCTTCCTTAGATTTTGCTTGTGGTACTGGACGAATAACTGCATTGATAGAAAAATATACAGATGAATCCTTTGGGGTTGATATTTCAAAAGACATGCTTGCTGTTGCAAGAAAAAAGTGCAGTGCTACGGTATTTATCCATGGAGATCTTACTAGAGATGATATTTTAAGCAACAAAAAATTTGATCTTATTACCTGTTGGAGATTTTTTCTTAATGCAGAGCCTCCTCTCAGAAAAGAAGTTTTACAGGCTCTTGGGAAACATCTTTCACTAAAGGGACATTTAGTTTGTAATATCCATATGAATCCCTGGAGTATTGTGGGATTTACTTTCTTTATAAGAAAAAAAATATTCAAGAAAAAAAACATTCAGAATACCCTTAGTCTCGGTGAGATGAAAAAACTATTAAGGCAGCATGGATATATTATTGAAGAAGTTTATCCACTTGCCCATCTTCCCGGAAGACTTGATTTTTTAATACTTCCAGAGAAAATACTAAAGCCGCTGGAACTTATGCTTACGAAATTAAGGGTTTTCACACTCTTTGCTAAGGATTATATCATTGTCTGTAAAAAACGTTTATAG